Genomic segment of Chroococcidiopsis sp. TS-821:
AGTAGCCGCACGTATGGATCGTGAAGGTAGTGATTATCGTACTACTGCCGACGAACAAGCTGATCCTGAGAGCATTGATGTAACTGGGGGCGCAACGGTAGACCAAGAAGGTTTAGCAAATAATTACGCAATTGAACCTGAGATGTACTACGAAACTCCAGGAGATGCTAGTCAAGAAGCTGCGCAAGATAAAGCTCACCGCGCAGAAGAACTTGCTGAAGCTAATCAAGATAAGCAGGGCGAATTGACAATGGAAGAAGATAATCGTGGTAGAGGACCGGGAGCAGTTTAAGAAAAAGATACAAAAACCAAGGCAACCGCTCAGAAAGTATTAAAGCAATCTTGAGCGGTTTTTTTGCATTTAAAACTAAGTATTTATCTAGATTGTCAGCTTATTATAGGCTACCACATAGGCGCAGACTTTTCATAAGATAGAACTCAAAGTAATCGAAGAAAAAACAAAAAGAGATTTTTACGAAAGAATTAAGATTACTATTGTTGAATTGTTGTAATAATTCTTTTGGTATTGTTTCGTGCTTTTTTATTGGTTATTTATCTGTAAAATAGCTTGATAGTCGTAGTATTGCACTGATTAAAGATGGCTCAAGCTCAAATAGGAATTATTGGTGGTAGCGGTCTATATAAAATGGATGCGCTTAAAGATATTGAAGAAGTACAATTATCGACGCCATTTGGTTCGCCTTCGGATGCTGTAATATTGGGAACTTTAGAGAATACCAGAGTTGCTTTTTTAGCGCGCCACGGTCGCAATCATACTTTGCTACCATCGGAACTACCTTTTCGGGCAAATATTTATGCAATGAAGCAATTGGGAGTTGAGTATTTGATTTCTGCTTCGGCGGTTGGTTCGTTAAAAGAGGAAGTCAAGCCGCTTGATATGGTAGTACCAAATCAATTTATTGACCGAACAAAAAATCGAATTTCGACCTTTTTTGGTGAAGGAATCGTGGCGCATATTGCGTTTGGCGATCCTGTGTGTCATCAACTTGCCGGAATTTTAGCAGAGGCGATCGCATCTCTCAACTTACCTGATGTCACACTTCATCATGGTGGAACTTATGTCTGCATGGAAGGTCCTGCATTTTCGACGAAAGCAGAATCGCATCTTTACCGTAGCTGGGGCGCTACTGTCATTGGCATGACAAATCTACCCGAAGCAAAATTAGCACGCGAAGCAGAAATCGCTTACGCAACTCTAGCACTCGTCACAGATTACGACTGTTGGCATCCAGATCATGACAGCGTTACGGTGGAAATGGTGATTGCTAACTTGCAACGCAACGCAACCAATGCCCAAAAAGTTATTCAAGAAACCGTACGCCGCTTAAGTCAAAATCCACCACAATCAGAAGCGCATTCGGCATTAAAATATGCAATCTTGACTCGACTCGATCAAGCACCCACAGCAACAAAAGAGAAATTACATTTGTTATTGCAGAAGTATTTGTAAAACGTGAAGTGCAAAATTTTTACTGAGTGGGATTCAGTTGTTCTATACGCAAACTGACTCTTTACAAATCAAGTGGACTGCGAACAGCCTTACCACCACGATTAAGAACATGCGTATAAATCATCGTTGTTTTGACATCTTTATGTCCCAGTAACTCTTGTACAGTACGGATGTCATACCCGTTTTGCAACAGGTGAGTGGCGAAGCTGTGGCGAAAGGTGTGGCAACCAACGCGCTTCT
This window contains:
- a CDS encoding S-methyl-5'-thioadenosine phosphorylase, whose product is MAQAQIGIIGGSGLYKMDALKDIEEVQLSTPFGSPSDAVILGTLENTRVAFLARHGRNHTLLPSELPFRANIYAMKQLGVEYLISASAVGSLKEEVKPLDMVVPNQFIDRTKNRISTFFGEGIVAHIAFGDPVCHQLAGILAEAIASLNLPDVTLHHGGTYVCMEGPAFSTKAESHLYRSWGATVIGMTNLPEAKLAREAEIAYATLALVTDYDCWHPDHDSVTVEMVIANLQRNATNAQKVIQETVRRLSQNPPQSEAHSALKYAILTRLDQAPTATKEKLHLLLQKYL